In Ictalurus punctatus breed USDA103 chromosome 3, Coco_2.0, whole genome shotgun sequence, the following are encoded in one genomic region:
- the slc2a15a gene encoding solute carrier family 2 member 15a isoform X1 has product MAEQLLITSPGKITSHLTLSLLAVAFLTSFGSSMLYGYNLAVVNSPAGYIKNFYNRTVLSRNGTGLNGEQLTLMYSLTVSVFAIGGLIGSLMVGMLVTRFGRKGTVVNSTILVFIAGSLMGFSRICHSPEMIIVGRLITGIHSGISLSVVPMYLGEIAPKNLRGFLGLMPSIFICIGVFSAQLLGLHELLGKEEHWPLFLSLVVIPTFVQLMLLPWFPESPRYLLIEKHNVHATIRALKWYRAKCNIQAEIEEMQEEQRSLFTAETVSVWQLLLDPTVRWQVLSVVVINIGMQLSGIDAIWFYTNDIFENAGIPLPEIPYTTVGTGAIEIIAGLLGCFTIERLGRRPLIIGGFGVMGLCCAGITFSLVLQTHVRFMKYVSVGCVVGIIAGFCIGPAGVPFLITAELFKQSHRPAAYTVGGSLNWMSNFTIGFIFPFLQMMAGSYCYLVFSSVCLVVAVYVFFVIPETKNKTFMEISQMFATKEGVVESQALSQPDQLKLKKMNGYGTLENGSLEFDSSSSGP; this is encoded by the exons ATGGCTGAACAACTGTTGATTACATCACCAGGCAAAATTACATCG CACCTCACATTATCCCTGCTGGCTGTGGCTTTCCTCACCTCATTTGGTAGCTCTATGCTATATGGCTATAATCTAGCTGTGGTGAACTCTCCTGCAGGG tatATTAAGAACTTTTATAACCGTACCGTTCTGAGCCGAAACGGGACTGGGCTGAATGGAGAGCAGCTGACGCTCATGTACTCACTCACTGTGTCCGTCTTCGCCATTGGAGGCCTGATCGGCTCCTTGATGGTGGGCATGCTTGTCACCAGATTTGGAAG GAAAGGGACTGTGGTCAACTCTACTATTCTGGTCTTCATAGCAGGCTCCTTAATGGGCttcagcagaatctgtcactcaCCTGAAATGATTATTGTGGGTCGCCTCATCACAGGAATACATTCAG GGATCTCTCTGAGTGTGGTGCCCATGTATCTGGGGGAAATTGCTCCTAAAAACCTGAGAGGCTTTCTAGGCCTCATGCCCAGCATATTTATCTGCATTGGGGTCTTCTCTGCTCAGCTCCTGGGCCTGCATGAACTGCTTGGAAAA gaggaGCACTGGCCCCTATTTCTCTCCCTGGTGGTTATCCCAACATTTGTCCAGCTGATGCTGTTGCCATGGTTTCCAGAAAGTCCTCGTTATTTGTTGATTGAAAAGCACAATGTCCATGCCACCATCAGAG CTCTGAAGTGGTACAGGGCCAAATGTAATATTCAGGCTGAAATTGAGGAAATGCAGGAGGAGCAGCGCTCCCTGTTCACTGCCGAGACCGTGTCTGTCTGGCAGCTGCTGCTGGACCCTACAGTCCGCTGGCAGGTCCTCTCTGTGGTCGTCATTAACATCGGGATGCAGCTGTCTGGTATAGATGCA ATCTGGTTCTACACCAATGACATTTTTGAGAATGCTGGGATACCACTCCCTGAGATCCCATACACCACTGTAGGAACAGGAGCCATAGAGATCATTGCAGGTCTCCTAGgg TGCTTCACAATTGAGCGGCTCGGAAGAAGGCCACTGATAATTGGAGGATTTGGGGTCATGGGCCTCTGTTGTGCTGGGATAACATTTTCTCTTGTACTACAG ACACATGTGCGTTTCATGAAGTATGTGAGTGTGGGCTGTGTGGTTGGCATCATTGCTGGGTTCTGTATAGGACCAG CTGGTGTCCCGTTCCTGATCACGGCAGAACTGTTTAAACAGTCACACCGTCCTGCTGCTTATACTGTGGGAGGCTCTCTAAACTGGATGTCCAATTTCACTATTGGTTTCATCTTCCCTTTCCTACAG ATGATGGCAGGGTCCTACTGCTACCTGGTGTTCAGCAGTGTGTGCTTGGTAGTAGCTGTCTATGTGTTCTTTGTCATTCCTGAGACGAAGAATAAGACGTTTATGGAGATCAGTCAGATGTTTGCCACTAAAGAGGGGGTGGTAGAGAGCCAGGCCCTCAGTCAGCCAGATCAACTTAAACTGAAGAAGATGAATGGTTATGGAACGCTAGAAAATGGCTCGCTTGAATTTGACAGCTCCTCCTCTGGTCCCTGA
- the slc2a15a gene encoding solute carrier family 2 member 15a isoform X2, which translates to MAEQLLITSPGKITSYIKNFYNRTVLSRNGTGLNGEQLTLMYSLTVSVFAIGGLIGSLMVGMLVTRFGRKGTVVNSTILVFIAGSLMGFSRICHSPEMIIVGRLITGIHSGISLSVVPMYLGEIAPKNLRGFLGLMPSIFICIGVFSAQLLGLHELLGKEEHWPLFLSLVVIPTFVQLMLLPWFPESPRYLLIEKHNVHATIRALKWYRAKCNIQAEIEEMQEEQRSLFTAETVSVWQLLLDPTVRWQVLSVVVINIGMQLSGIDAIWFYTNDIFENAGIPLPEIPYTTVGTGAIEIIAGLLGCFTIERLGRRPLIIGGFGVMGLCCAGITFSLVLQTHVRFMKYVSVGCVVGIIAGFCIGPAGVPFLITAELFKQSHRPAAYTVGGSLNWMSNFTIGFIFPFLQMMAGSYCYLVFSSVCLVVAVYVFFVIPETKNKTFMEISQMFATKEGVVESQALSQPDQLKLKKMNGYGTLENGSLEFDSSSSGP; encoded by the exons ATGGCTGAACAACTGTTGATTACATCACCAGGCAAAATTACATCG tatATTAAGAACTTTTATAACCGTACCGTTCTGAGCCGAAACGGGACTGGGCTGAATGGAGAGCAGCTGACGCTCATGTACTCACTCACTGTGTCCGTCTTCGCCATTGGAGGCCTGATCGGCTCCTTGATGGTGGGCATGCTTGTCACCAGATTTGGAAG GAAAGGGACTGTGGTCAACTCTACTATTCTGGTCTTCATAGCAGGCTCCTTAATGGGCttcagcagaatctgtcactcaCCTGAAATGATTATTGTGGGTCGCCTCATCACAGGAATACATTCAG GGATCTCTCTGAGTGTGGTGCCCATGTATCTGGGGGAAATTGCTCCTAAAAACCTGAGAGGCTTTCTAGGCCTCATGCCCAGCATATTTATCTGCATTGGGGTCTTCTCTGCTCAGCTCCTGGGCCTGCATGAACTGCTTGGAAAA gaggaGCACTGGCCCCTATTTCTCTCCCTGGTGGTTATCCCAACATTTGTCCAGCTGATGCTGTTGCCATGGTTTCCAGAAAGTCCTCGTTATTTGTTGATTGAAAAGCACAATGTCCATGCCACCATCAGAG CTCTGAAGTGGTACAGGGCCAAATGTAATATTCAGGCTGAAATTGAGGAAATGCAGGAGGAGCAGCGCTCCCTGTTCACTGCCGAGACCGTGTCTGTCTGGCAGCTGCTGCTGGACCCTACAGTCCGCTGGCAGGTCCTCTCTGTGGTCGTCATTAACATCGGGATGCAGCTGTCTGGTATAGATGCA ATCTGGTTCTACACCAATGACATTTTTGAGAATGCTGGGATACCACTCCCTGAGATCCCATACACCACTGTAGGAACAGGAGCCATAGAGATCATTGCAGGTCTCCTAGgg TGCTTCACAATTGAGCGGCTCGGAAGAAGGCCACTGATAATTGGAGGATTTGGGGTCATGGGCCTCTGTTGTGCTGGGATAACATTTTCTCTTGTACTACAG ACACATGTGCGTTTCATGAAGTATGTGAGTGTGGGCTGTGTGGTTGGCATCATTGCTGGGTTCTGTATAGGACCAG CTGGTGTCCCGTTCCTGATCACGGCAGAACTGTTTAAACAGTCACACCGTCCTGCTGCTTATACTGTGGGAGGCTCTCTAAACTGGATGTCCAATTTCACTATTGGTTTCATCTTCCCTTTCCTACAG ATGATGGCAGGGTCCTACTGCTACCTGGTGTTCAGCAGTGTGTGCTTGGTAGTAGCTGTCTATGTGTTCTTTGTCATTCCTGAGACGAAGAATAAGACGTTTATGGAGATCAGTCAGATGTTTGCCACTAAAGAGGGGGTGGTAGAGAGCCAGGCCCTCAGTCAGCCAGATCAACTTAAACTGAAGAAGATGAATGGTTATGGAACGCTAGAAAATGGCTCGCTTGAATTTGACAGCTCCTCCTCTGGTCCCTGA